The DNA region CCCCGGGCCGGCGCCACCCCGAAGCTCCTCACCCCTCCACGCGCGTCAGGCGTGCGCCGGCGCGGGCCTGCCGCCGGTGCGCAGGTACTCGGCGAAGTCGTCCGGCAGCGCGCTCCGGCGGATGGCGTCCATCGCCCGCTCCACGTCGTACTCCACCCGGACGAATTCGACGGACGGGTCTCCTTCCCCGACGGCCAGCAGCACGTAGCCCGCGCGCCAGTCGCCGTCCTTCGGGCGCCCGACGGAGCCGGCGTTCACGAAGTGGATGCCGCCGATCTCGCGGTGCCAGGGGACGTGCGTGTGGCCGAAGCAGACCACGTCGCCGGGGCGCGCGCCCGCCTGTTCGGCCATCTTCAGGCAGAAGTCGTCGGGCCGGTCCGCCGTCCAGTAGACGGTGTTGAGCGCCGGGCTGCCGTGCACCAGGACCACCCGCGGCCCCGGCGCGTGCCCGCCGAGCGGCCGCAGGTCGACGCGGAAGGGGAGCGCGCTCAGGAAGCGCTTCGTCCCGGGCGTGACGTGCTCGCGCGTCCACGTGTACGACAGGTGCGAGAGCGCCTCCTGCCGCGGGTCCTCGTACCGGCAGCCGCAGTGCCTGTAGTCCGCCGCCACGGTCGAGTCGTAGTTCCCCGCCACCCCGCCGATGCCGCGCTCGCGCAGCAGCTCCACCACCTCGTTCGGCCACGGCGCGTAGCCCACCAGGTCGCCCAGGTGCCACACCGAGTCCACGCCCGGCCGCGCGTCGACGTCCGCCAGGACCGCCTCCAGCGCCGGCAGGTTCGCGTGGATGTCGGAGATCAGCGCGTATCGCATCGCGTCCTCGAGCGCTCACACGGAGGAAACGGAGTCAACGGAGGACAAACGAAGGGGTTCCTCCGTTGCCTCCGTTGACTCGTGTGAGACATGCGGTTTGGATCTGGATCACGCTTCCAGCGGCTTCCGCGCGCGGACGAAGGCGCTCATGAAGCGGCCGTCCACCTGCGGCGCGACCGCCTCCACGTCGATCCCCGCCTCGGCCAGGAAGGCGCGGGCGTCCTCGACACGGTACACGCGCGTGGGCTCGATGTCGACGTCCACGAAGCCGTTCTCCTCCAGCAGCCGCCGGAACTCGCCCTCCTCCAGCGCGCCGGCCACGCACCCCACCCACAGCTCCACGCTGCGCTTCACCTCGGGCGGCACCGGGCCGCGCACCACCACGTCGGAGACGGCGAAGCGGCCGCCCGGCTTCAGCACGCGGAACGCCTCGGCCAGCACGCGGCGCTTGTCGGCCGAGAGGTTGATCACGCAGTTGGAGATGATCACGTCCACCGAGGCGTCGGGGAGCGGCACCTCCTCGATGTGCCCCTGGAGGAACTCCGCGTTCGCCACCCCCGCCTCGGCCTGGTTGCGCCGCGCCAGCTCCAGCATCTCGTCGGTCATGTCGAGCCCGTACGCCTTCCCCGTGGGCCCCACCCGCCGCGCCGAGAGGAGCACGTCGATCCCGCCGCCCGAGCCCAGGTCCAGCACCGTCTCGCCCTCGCGCAGCTCCGCCAGCGCCGTGGGGTTGCCGCACCCCAGCGAGGCGAGCACCGCCTGCTCGGGGAGCCCGGTCGTCTCCGCGGCGTCGTACAGGTTGGAGGTGATCGGGTCGGCGCACCCGCACCCGGCCGCCGCGCCGCAGCAGGAGCTGCCGCCGCCCGCCGCCGCGCGCAGCGCCGCCCGGCCGTACTTCTCGCGCACCGTGGCGCGGATCGCCTCGGCGCCCTCCGGCGTGGGCGCGTCCAGCACCGCCGCCGCGGCGCCGCTGGTGGTCGATGCAGCCGCGCCGCCGCAGCAGGAGGTATCGCAGCAGCCGGCGTTCTCGGTCGTGCTCATCTCGGGCCTCCGAATCTCGCATCAAGAATTCTTGATGCGTTGGGGAAAAAGAAAAGGCTCACGCGCAGCAGCGCGAGCCCACCGCCGACTCCGCGTCGAGCCGCAGCTCGCCCGCGAAGTCCTCGACCTCCGCGATCGCCTCCGGGTCCAGCGCATAGTACACCCAGCGTCCCTCGCGGCGGTCGACCACCAGCCCGGCCTCCTTCAGCGTCTTCAGGTGGAACGAGAGGAGCGACTGCCCCGCCTCAATCACCCCCGTGAGCTCGCAGACGCACCGCTCCCCCGAGCGCAGCAGCTCGACGATGCGCAGCCGCTTCTCGTCGGAGAGCGCGTGGAACAGCTTCGCCATGCGGCCCGTCGCTGCGGGAGTCCGGGTAGCCATGGCGGAACGATACATCAATGGAAGTTGATCTGTCAAGCCCGGCGGCGCGCGGTGCTCCAGGCGGACCGGGCGCGCCGGGAAACGGATGGCATAATCCTGGCTTTACGGACCGCGGTGGATTAAGTTGGGTCCGGGCTGGTAACTTCCTGCGCAACAGGGGGATGCGAATGAAGCAGAGATGGTGCGCGGCAGGGGCGCTGGGGCTCGGCCTGGCGGCGGGGCCGCTGGGCGCGCAGCAGGCGCGGCCGCCGCTGGAGCGCGGCCTGATCGTGAGCACGCTGGAGGCCGCCGTCGAGCAGCCGGCGCCGCGGCTGGAGAACTTCGCCATCACCGTCGACCTGTCCGACCGCATGCTGTACGTGACGAACGGCGACGAGGTGGTGCGGAGCTGGCCGGTGTCGGTGGGGCTGGAGTCGTATCCGACCCCCACCGGCGAGTTCCGCATCCGGCACCTGATCTGGAACCCCAGCTGGCGGCCGCCGCCCTCGGACTGGGCGCGCGACAAGGAGCCCGAGGCGCCCGGCTCGCCGGGGAACCCGATGGGGCGGGTGAAGATCTTCTTCCGCGAGCCCGACTACTACATCCACGGCACCGGCCTGGCCGGGTCGCTGGGGTACGCCCGCTCGCACGGGTGCATCCGCATGCGCAACGTCGA from Longimicrobium sp. includes:
- a CDS encoding metallophosphoesterase family protein, which translates into the protein MRYALISDIHANLPALEAVLADVDARPGVDSVWHLGDLVGYAPWPNEVVELLRERGIGGVAGNYDSTVAADYRHCGCRYEDPRQEALSHLSYTWTREHVTPGTKRFLSALPFRVDLRPLGGHAPGPRVVLVHGSPALNTVYWTADRPDDFCLKMAEQAGARPGDVVCFGHTHVPWHREIGGIHFVNAGSVGRPKDGDWRAGYVLLAVGEGDPSVEFVRVEYDVERAMDAIRRSALPDDFAEYLRTGGRPAPAHA
- a CDS encoding arsenite methyltransferase, translated to MSTTENAGCCDTSCCGGAAASTTSGAAAAVLDAPTPEGAEAIRATVREKYGRAALRAAAGGGSSCCGAAAGCGCADPITSNLYDAAETTGLPEQAVLASLGCGNPTALAELREGETVLDLGSGGGIDVLLSARRVGPTGKAYGLDMTDEMLELARRNQAEAGVANAEFLQGHIEEVPLPDASVDVIISNCVINLSADKRRVLAEAFRVLKPGGRFAVSDVVVRGPVPPEVKRSVELWVGCVAGALEEGEFRRLLEENGFVDVDIEPTRVYRVEDARAFLAEAGIDVEAVAPQVDGRFMSAFVRARKPLEA
- a CDS encoding metalloregulator ArsR/SmtB family transcription factor, with protein sequence MAKLFHALSDEKRLRIVELLRSGERCVCELTGVIEAGQSLLSFHLKTLKEAGLVVDRREGRWVYYALDPEAIAEVEDFAGELRLDAESAVGSRCCA
- a CDS encoding L,D-transpeptidase, whose amino-acid sequence is MKQRWCAAGALGLGLAAGPLGAQQARPPLERGLIVSTLEAAVEQPAPRLENFAITVDLSDRMLYVTNGDEVVRSWPVSVGLESYPTPTGEFRIRHLIWNPSWRPPPSDWARDKEPEAPGSPGNPMGRVKIFFREPDYYIHGTGLAGSLGYARSHGCIRMRNVDAVELARWIMVNGGADRSQEWYQETIEKKETSRDVTLSKPVKVRIRR